A window from Theobroma cacao cultivar B97-61/B2 chromosome 3, Criollo_cocoa_genome_V2, whole genome shotgun sequence encodes these proteins:
- the LOC18587139 gene encoding homeobox-leucine zipper protein HDG11, with protein MPISIQKQVFLEGTSSPYMEYGSGGGSGSGGDHDASDPSRRKKRYHRHTAHQIQRLEAMFKECPHPDEKQRLQLSRELGLAPRQIKFWFQNRRTQMKAQHERADNCALRAENDKIRCENIAIREALKNVICPSCGGPPATEDSYFDEQKLRMENAQLKEELDRVSSIAAKYIGRPISQLPPVQPIHVSSLDLTMASFGGHGVGVAGPSLDLDLLPGSSSTMPNLPFQPIAISDMDKSLMTDIAANAMEELLRLLQTNEPLWIKSTNDGRDVLNLESYERIFPRANTHFKSPNVRIEASRDSGVVIMNGLALVDMFMDSNKWVDLFPTIVSMAKTIEIISSGMMGSHSGSLQLMYEELQVLSPLVPTREFYILRFCQQIEPGLWAIVNISYDFPQFASQCRSHRLPSGCLIQDMPNGYSKVTWMEHVEIEDKTPTHRLYRDLIHSGLAFGAERWLATLQRMCERFACLMVSGTSTRDLGGVIPSPDGKRSMMKLAQRMVNNFCTSISTSNSHRWTTLSGLNEVGVRVTVHKSSDPGQPNGVVLSAATTFWLPVTPQNVFNFFKDERTRPQWDVLSNSNAVQEVAHIANGSHPGNCISVLRAFNTSQNNMLILQESCIDSSGSLVVYCPVDLPAINVAMSGEDPSYIPLLPSGFTISPDGHPDQGDGASTSSTVHGNMGRSGGSLITVAFQILVSSLPSAKLNLESVTTVNNLIGTTVQQIKSALNCPSS; from the exons ATGCCTATTTCCATTCAAAAACAA gTGTTTCTGGAAGGGACGTCCAGTCCATATATGGAGTACGGAAGCGGAGGAGGGAGTGGGTCCGGTGGGGACCACGATGCCTCCGACCCTTCCCGCCGGAAAAAGCGTTACCATCGCCATACTGCTCACCAGATTCAGAGGCTTGAAGC AATGTTCAAGGAGTGCCCACACCCGGATGAGAAGCAAAGGCTACAGTTGAGTAGGGAGCTGGGCTTGGCACCCAGGCAGATCAAGTTTTGGTTCCAGAACAGAAGGACCCAGATGAAG GCGCAACACGAAAGAGCCGATAACTGTGCTCTTCGTGCAGAGAATGATAAGATCCGATGTGAGAACATAGCCATCAGAGAAGCACTCAAGAATGTCATCTGCCCTTCTTGCGGTGGCCCTCCTGCCACCGAGGATTCCTATTTTGATGAGCAAAAGTTGCGAATGGAGAATGCCCAATTAAAGGAGgag CTTGATAGAGTGTCTAGCATTGCAGCCAAGTACATAGGGAGGCCGATATCCCAACTCCCGCCAGTACAGCCTATTCATGTTTCTTCATTGGATTTAACCATGGCAAGTTTTGGCGGCCATGGGGTTGGTGTTGCTGGTCCTTCCCTCGATCTTGATCTTCTCCCTGGAAGTTCCTCCACAATGCCGAATTTACCTTTCCAACCAATTGCTATCTCGGACATGGATAAATCCCTCATGACCGATATTGCGGCAAATGCAATGGAGGAACTGCTCAGGCTTTTGCAGACCAATGAACCTTTGTGGATCAAGTCCACCAATGATGGCAGAGATGTTCTTAATCTTGAAAGCTATGAAAGGATTTTTCCTAGAGCTAATACACACTTTAAATCTCCCAATGTTCGGATTGAAGCTTCTAGAGACTCTGGTGTTGTCATCATGAATGGTTTAGCATTGGTTGACATGTTCATGGATTCT AACAAATGGGTGGACCTATTTCCAACTATTGTGTCAATGGCCAAGACTATCGAAATAATTTCATCTGGAATGATGGGCAGTCATAGTGGTTCTTTGCAATTG ATGTATGAAGAGTTGCAGGTGCTTTCACCGCTGGTACCAACGCGTGAATTTTATATCCTTCGCTTCTGTCAGCAAATTGAGCCAGGCTTATGGGCTATAGTGAATATATCATATGATTTTCCCCAATTTGCTTCTCAATGTCGATCTCATAGGCTTCCTTCTGGATGCTTGATTCAGGACATGCCTAATGGCTACTCCAAG GTTACCTGGATGGAGCATGTTGAGATTGAAGACAAGACTCCAACTCATCGGCTCTATAGGGATCTCATTCACAGTGGTTTGGCATTTGGAGCAGAAAGGTGGCTTGCTACTCTCCAGAGAATGTGTGAGAGGTTTGCTTGCCTAATGGTATCAGGCACTTCAACCCGGGATCTTGGGGGAG TAATTCCATCTCCTGATGGCAAGAGAAGCATGATGAAGCTTGCTCAAAGGATGGTCAACAATTTCTGCACAAGCATCAGCACATCCAATAGTCATCGGTGGACAACACTTTCTGGTTTGAATGAAGTTGGTGTTCGGGTTACTGTTCATAAGAGTTCTGATCCTGGACAACCTAATGGTGTAGTTCTTAGTGCAGCTACTACCTTCTGGCTTCCTGTTACTCCTCAAAATGTCTTCAACTTCTTCAAGGATGAGAGAACTCGACCTCAG tGGGATGTTCTATCGAATAGCAATGCAGTGCAAGAGGTTGCTCATATTGCAAATGGGTCACATCCGGGCAATTGCATATCTGTTCTACGA GCCTTTAATACTAGTCAGAACAATATGTTAATACTTCAAGAGAGCTGCATAGACAGCTCAGGGTCACTAGTGGTATATTGCCCAGTTGATTTGCCTGCCATCAACGTAGCAATGAGCGGTGAGGATCCTTCATATATTCCACTGCTGCCATCAGGTTTTACAATTTCACCTGATGGCCATCCAGACCAAGGAGATGGAGCATCAACGAGCTCTACTGTGCATGGAAACATGGGAAGATCTGGGGGTTCACTAATTACAGTAGCTTTTCAGATACTAGTGAGCAGCTTGCCATCTGCTAAGCTGAACTTAGAGTCGGTGACAACTGTTAATAACCTTATCGGCACCACTGTCCAGCAAATTAAGAGTGCTTTGAACTGTCCTAGTTCCTGA